The stretch of DNA GCCCCATGGCGATTCATGCATTCCCCACCATAGCAAAAGAACGGTTAATGCAATAAATAGGATTAACAGTGAATTAAAGAACCACTTCTGCACCCTATTCCTGCTGGATGGGAACAGTTCGGACCGCGATGGAAGGTCCTCTGTTAGTCCCGCCTCCAAATCCACCTCTTCCTCAAGTCGGCCTGACAGCTTCTTCTGCTGGCGTGATCGTGAACGGGAGGTACTGAGCCCGTTTCTCTGCTCCCTCAGGTTAACACCGTCCGTTTTCGACCTTCTGTTGACCTCTTTCTCTTTTGGTAATACCTCTATAGCCCCACTAGAGCCTGGCTCATTACCCGCTTTGCTGTCGGTATACGCCGCTCTTTTCTTAAGTTGTCTTCGACTCCCGGAGAGCCTTTCTACTCTGCTTAAGCGCTCGTTCATCTCTACCTCCGAAAACGGATCACTAGGCCCGAGACCAAATCAATCAGAAAATGACAAACAATCGGTGCCCATAGTGTGCCTGAATAAATGTAAATAAGTCCCAATCCGTAGCTACTGAGAAAAACCCATCCTGTCGGAATCCAGTGACGCAAGTACCTAATATGAATCACTGCGAACAAGATGCTTGTCCAGTATGGCCCGAAGGCATGCTGGATTGCTCCGCGAAACAACAGCTCCTCACACACCGCAACAACTGCGGCAATCGCTACAATGTGCCACACAGGCCTATTGCGAAAGAGCATTTCATTAATTCCACCGTCATCCATGCTTTTCTCGGAGATTACTTTAGAAACCAGCAGATCCGCCACAAACATGACCGCTGCCAGCCCGGCTCCCCATAGCAGAAAATTATAATTATCAGGGAAATAGAATAGCTTTAACGGGTTACGCCTTTGGAACAGAAAAATTATCATGCTGATAATAAATGTTAATCCTTGAGTCAGATACAGGTTGATTAACAACAGCTGATCATTTAATTGACCTGGCTCCACCCGTTGAATTTTAATTTTCATTTTCTTTTTCATGTATTGTCTGCCTGTCCTTTTTGTTTATATTTATTAAAGCACTCTAAAGTAAAATCATACCTCAAATAAGAGACCAGATTCAAGGCGCCTAAAGATGGGATCTTAGGCCTGAAACCTTGAAAATAATTGGCAGAAAATAAGCTTTTTACGCTATTGACACCTTTTACAGACCATGTTACATTATGAAAAATTACTTTTTGGATAAACACGTTGAAGGAGAAAAGTCGCCTTTGAGCTATCAGAGAGCCGGTGGTCGCTGTGAACCGGCAGCCTTAATTGCGAACTTTAGCACTCCGGAGTTGCTGTATTGAATGAAGTAGATACAGTCGGATGAATTCCGTTATCATTCTTGTCGAAAGACAGCTGAGGCCGCATCTGCAAGGATTCGGCGAAATAGGGTGGTACCACGAACAACTCTCGTCCCTTACTACGGCAGTAGTATGCGGACTAGAGTTTTTTTGTTATATCTGGGGATTTACTCATATATTGCCCTTGGATGCACACTTGTACTTTGACACATTAACCCAATGCATGAAAAAAGCATGACCTTAAAAATCGAGCCCATGCTTCCGATGTGTTTTGTCGTTGTTTCTCGGGAAGCTTATGCTATACAAACTTGAGCCCATGCTTCCGAAGTAGTTTTGTCGTTGCTGCTCAGGAAGCTTATGCTATACAAAACTTGAGGAGGATATATCATGTACAAAGTGTTAGTGTCGGATCCGATCAGTGATCTGGGAATTCAGCAGTTGGTAGACGCAGAGGATGTAGTTGTTGAGAAGAAGACCGGCCTTAGTGAGGCCGAGCTCATCGAGATCATCCCTCAGTATGATGCTCTGTTAGTTCGCAGCCAGACCAAGGTCACAGAGAACATTATGGCGGCCGGGGACCGGCTGAAGGTTATCGGCCGTGCAGGCGTTGGAGTCGATAATATTGACCTTGAGGCTGCGACCAAACGCGGCATCATCGTCATTAACGCCCCTGACGGCAATACGATTACAACTTGTGAGCACGCCTTTGCCATGATGATGGCCTTAGCTCGCCATATCCCTCAAGCTTATGCGAAGACCATTAATGGCACTTGGGATCGTAAATCCTTCCTAGGGGTAGAGCTTCGTAACAAGACGTTAGGCGTGCTTGGCATGGGCCGGATTGGCAGCGAAGTCGCCAAGCGCGCCAAAGCCTTCGGCATGAATATTTTGGGCTACGACCCTTTCCTTACGGCAGACCGTGCCGAGAAAATGGGAGTGACCCTGGCAACGGTTGATGAAATCGTGAGAAATGCGGATTTTATCACCGTTCATACGCCTCTGACGCCTGAAACCCGGCATATGATATCAGACCCCCAGTTTGCGGTGATGAAAAAGGGTATGCGGATTGTCAACTGTGCCCGCGGGGGAATTATTGACGAGAATGCCCTGATCACTGCGCTGGATGAAGGTATCGTGGCAGGCGCTGCATTTGACGTATTTGAGCAAGAGCCACCACAGCCGGACCATCCTTTCCTGCATCATCCTCAGATTATCGTTACGCCTCACTTAGGGGCTTCTACGATTGAAGCACAGGAGAATGTGGCGATCGACGTATCGGAGCAGGTGCTGCATATTTTGCGGGACGAACCGTTCAAGAATGCGGTAAATATGCCCCCAGTCGCCGTTAGCGTGATGAATAAACTGTCTCCCTATTTTACACTTGGCGAGAAGATTGGCTCATTGGCCGCGCAAATCAATCAGGAAACCGTTCAGGAAATCCTTGTGGAATATGCCGGCGATTTATCGGAAGTAGATACTCAGCCTCTAACCCGCTATATTTTAAAAGGAGTGCTGTCTCGTCACTTCGCAAATGACGTAAACATCGTCAACTCCCTCCACTTAGCCAAGGCTAGGGATGTAAAAGTGGTCGTCTCGCAAACCGCGGCAACCCATGGCTTCACAAATTCAATTACCGTGACTCTGAGAGCCTCTAATAAACACGAACACCGCATCGCGGGCACACTGCTCACCGGCTATGGCGAACGGATTGTCCAAATTGACCAATTCCCAATCGACATTGCACCTGAAGGCCACTTGCTCGTGATCTCCCATAATGACAAACCAGGAATCATTGGTCATGTGGGCACCCTGCTAGGTCAAAATGGTGTGAATATCGCTGCCATGCAGGTGGGTCGGAAGATCGTCGGAGGCGAAGCCATTATGGTGCTAACCGTAGACAAATCGGTTCCGGCAGAGGTTCTGACTCAACTCACACAGCTGCCTGAACTGAAAAGCGCTCAGGAAATAGCCATTTAATCATATGTGTAGATAAATGAAGCCCGGCAGAAATGCCGGGCTATTTAATATCCAAGATATAGAAATGTTCCACGATGAACAAGATTAATCTTGCGCATTCAACAAAAAAGCACCCTTTTGACAAAGGATGCTGTCAAGCTTCCTGGCTTTCGACAGGCAGCTCAATGATAAATACTGTGCCTACGCCCAGTTTACTCTCTGCCCGAATGGTTCCATGGTGGGCTTCCACAATATTCTTAACAATATATAGACCTAGCCCTGTTCCTACGGCTTCACCGCGCACTCTGGCTTTATCCGCCTTGTAAAATCTATCGAAAATGTAGGGCAAGTCCTCCGGAGGAATACCAACGCCGAGATCCCGTACAGCTATACGCGCCTTCTTTCCCTGAGAAGAGTCCACAAGAGAGCCTTCTATGCGAATTCCCCCTCCCTCATGGGTATGACGGAACGCATTATCCAGTAGATTTGTCAGCACTTGCTCCAGTCGATCTTCATTCGCCTGTTCCAGCACAAGTGAACCCTCTGCTATTTCCAGTCTCAATTCAATATTACGTTCTTTGGCGCGAACATTGAATTTCCGGTATACCCGCTCCATCAATTCTTTGACGTTAGTCAGGCGCATCTCCATCTTAGTATGGCCATCTTCCATGCGGGCCAGGTCAAGCAGGTCGTGCACCAATCTTCCCATACGAAGCGACTCATCGTAAATCACCTGCACCAGCTCGCGTGCTTCCTCTGGAGAAGAAGCCATGCCGTCGAGAATTGCTTCACTATAGCCCTGCATCATCGACAGCGGGGTTCGAATTTCATGGGATACATTAGCCACAAAATCTCTGCGCATCTTCTCCAGCTTGACTTCTTCAGTTACGTCCCGCAAGACCGCTACTGCCCCGCGGACATCCCCCTCAGACGATAACGGTGCCATGTGTACAGACCAGACTCCCTGCCTCACATGAACATTCATGCTCTGGTCCCCTTCTTGTTCCAATACTTTTGTAAACATCGGAACAAGAGGCTCAGGTATCGGGACATGATCACCCGATTTCTCTCTATCAGTCAAATCCCTGTCTTTTTTCCAAGAATGCAAAATACGGTCACCGGGCGGATTGGTCAGAATGACCGTACCGGAACGATCCAATGTAATCACCGCGTCATTCATGCTTCGCAGCACACTTGCCAAATGGTCCTTCTCATGATTCAAGCTGCGGATCGTGTCCTCCAATTCTTCAGCCATATGGTTGAAGCTGTTGGCCAGCACTCCAATCTCATCACTGGTTCTCAGTGACAGGCGCGTATCATAATTCCCTTTGCGGATAGAATCAGCAGCCTGTATTAATAGACGCATGGGCTGTGTAATTTTTGTAAACAGAAACAACGCAAAAAACGTAGTCAGGGCGAACCCCGCAACGGATACAAAGAAAAAGAACCTCGTGATGGCTTCAGAGTCAGTAAAGTTCGTATCAATATAAGGCAGGACCAAAAGCCCAAGTGTCAAGAGGACCGTGGCGACCAGTACGGTAATTGTCATCCAGAGCTTGCCGACGAGCGATCTCCAGAAGTTCACCTACTTGGCAACCTCCAGTTTATAGCCTACGCCCCATACCGTAGTGATCATGGCCGCAGACTCGGGCGATACCTTGTTCAATTTCTCCCGCAGCCGCTTTACATGCGTATCGACCGTGCGAAGATCACCGAAAAATTCATAATTCCAAACATCCTTGAGCAGCTCTTCTCTGGAAAACACCTTATCTGGTGAAACCGCCAAATAATGAAGCAATTCATATTCCTTCGGTGTCAGACTGACCTCCTGGCCCCCTGCAGTTACCCGGTGTGCATCATGCTCAATAATTAGGTGAGGGAACACGATATTATTGCTTGTCCCATTCTCCTTCGTTAAGTAAGCGGTAGCAGACGATCTACGGAGGATAGCTTTTACCCGGTAAATGACCTCACGCGGACTAAACGGCTTGACCACATAGTCATCCGCTCCCACTTCAAAGCCCTGAACACGATTGATTTCTTCTCCTTTAGCCGTCAGCATCAGCACCGGGGTAGATTTGACTTGTCTTAACCGATTGCAAACCTCTATGCCATCCATGCCAGGCAGCATGACGTCCAGGATCACCAGATCATATTCTCCGCCACCTGCCATTTTCAGTGCTGTCTCCCCGTCTTCTGCTTCATCAATCTCGAAGCCTTCCTTCTCCAAATACATCTTAAGCAGGCGGCGGATTCTTTCCTCATCGTCCACTACCAAAATTCGATTCACTTGCTCTGACATCTTAACAACCCCTTCATCATCTTCCCCGATTCCTGTTCTTTCCTCACCTGTCCTATTTTACTATTGCATAACACGGGAGTTCAAACGAAATCTGCAAAAAACAAGGCGGCTGCCCGGCCGCCCTATCTTAACTTCAACTACCAAGATCCTTTATCGCTTGCTGCGCTTCTCAGCAGTTTTGGCGCTTTGCTTCAAGCCTTCAATTTCAGCTTTGGTTAAATGACGGAATAAGCCGCGCTTCATAGTTCCAAGATACAAATCCCCGAAAGCAATGCGCTTCAAACGCTGAACAGGGTGGCCAATCGCTTCAAACATCCGACGGACCTGCCGATTTCTGCCTTCATGAATCGTAATCATAATCGTTGCTTCTTTATTGTCAGGATCAACGTCATGATACTCCACTTCAGCCGGGTGGGTCATCCCGTCATCAAGCATAATCCCTTTCTTCAGCTTATCCAAATCCGTGCCGTGAGGAACGCCTTTAACGGTAGCTAAATAAGTTTTGGGTACATGGTGCTTGGGATGAGTCAATAAATGGGCAAAATCTCCGTCATTCGTCAGGAGAAGCAGCCCTTCCGTGTCGTAATCAAGCCGTCCAACCGGATATACTCTTTCCCGAACTCCCTTCAAATAATCGGTGACAATCTTGCGGCCCTGTGGGTCCGTGGCGCTCGTGATCACGCCCTTCGGCTTATTCAGCAGAAGATAAACCTTCTTCTCTGCCCCGATATTTCGGCCCTCCACCGTAATGGAATCTACGGACGGATCCGCTTTGGTGCCTAGTACGGTAACCGTTTCACCGTTAACCTGGACTTTGCCGGCCAAAATAAGCTCCTCGCATTTGCGGCGCGAAGCTACTCCAGCTTGTGCCAGTATTTTCTGCAATCTCTCCATGAATTTAAGTCACCTCATCTTCATGATACCCATATGTCACATAAATCACAATACCATAACACGCAAAACGCCCTCGGAAGAGGGCGGAATTTGCTGTCGAAAGCTGCCTATCATTTCTTATTTTTGTTGGCTTTTAGGAATTAAACAAGAGCAGGCATACAGCGATAGCTGCAATGAAGCCTACAATATCTGAGAACAATCCAACCTTCAGTGCATATTTCCCATTTCGGATGCCCACGGCTCCAAAATAAACAGTTAGCACATACAGCGTAGTATCCGTGCTTCCTTGTATCGTAGAAGCGATACGCCCAATCATGGAGTCAGGGCCATAGGTCTTGATCAGATCAGTTGTAAATGCCAGTGAACCTGTCCCTGTCAAAGGTCTAAGAAATCCTAATGGAAGCACTTCTGCTGGAGCATGGAACCAATTCATAACAGGGGCAAGCAAGCCGACGAAGAAATCCATAGCTCCGGAAGCTCGAAAAACACTGATGGCAACCATCATCCCTACCAGATGAGGAATAATCCCGATGGCCGTAGAGAAGCCGTCCTTGGCCCCATCTACAAACGACTCATATACAGGAACTTTTCGCATCGACGCATAGAGTGGAATAAACGCAATCATGACGGGAACCGCCCAAGCGGAGATAAGATGAACCCAATTCAATTCAACTCACTCCCCATCTCCACAGTCTTATGACCTGTAGTTGGAGGTACAAACGGCTTTCTCCTGTCTCTAGATCTATACCATCTGTCGGCTAGAATGGCAGCCATTGTAGCAATGGCAGTGGCTAGCAAGGTGCTCCCAACAATCTCGGCAGGATTGGCGGAGTTGAAATTCAGCCTGATGGCAATTAAGGTGGTGGGAATTAAGGTGATGCTTGCGGTATTTAGAGCCAGCAGGGTGCACA from Paenibacillus sp. CAA11 encodes:
- a CDS encoding CPBP family intramembrane glutamic endopeptidase; this translates as MKKKMKIKIQRVEPGQLNDQLLLINLYLTQGLTFIISMIIFLFQRRNPLKLFYFPDNYNFLLWGAGLAAVMFVADLLVSKVISEKSMDDGGINEMLFRNRPVWHIVAIAAVVAVCEELLFRGAIQHAFGPYWTSILFAVIHIRYLRHWIPTGWVFLSSYGLGLIYIYSGTLWAPIVCHFLIDLVSGLVIRFRR
- the serA gene encoding phosphoglycerate dehydrogenase — translated: MYKVLVSDPISDLGIQQLVDAEDVVVEKKTGLSEAELIEIIPQYDALLVRSQTKVTENIMAAGDRLKVIGRAGVGVDNIDLEAATKRGIIVINAPDGNTITTCEHAFAMMMALARHIPQAYAKTINGTWDRKSFLGVELRNKTLGVLGMGRIGSEVAKRAKAFGMNILGYDPFLTADRAEKMGVTLATVDEIVRNADFITVHTPLTPETRHMISDPQFAVMKKGMRIVNCARGGIIDENALITALDEGIVAGAAFDVFEQEPPQPDHPFLHHPQIIVTPHLGASTIEAQENVAIDVSEQVLHILRDEPFKNAVNMPPVAVSVMNKLSPYFTLGEKIGSLAAQINQETVQEILVEYAGDLSEVDTQPLTRYILKGVLSRHFANDVNIVNSLHLAKARDVKVVVSQTAATHGFTNSITVTLRASNKHEHRIAGTLLTGYGERIVQIDQFPIDIAPEGHLLVISHNDKPGIIGHVGTLLGQNGVNIAAMQVGRKIVGGEAIMVLTVDKSVPAEVLTQLTQLPELKSAQEIAI
- a CDS encoding HAMP domain-containing sensor histidine kinase, which translates into the protein MNFWRSLVGKLWMTITVLVATVLLTLGLLVLPYIDTNFTDSEAITRFFFFVSVAGFALTTFFALFLFTKITQPMRLLIQAADSIRKGNYDTRLSLRTSDEIGVLANSFNHMAEELEDTIRSLNHEKDHLASVLRSMNDAVITLDRSGTVILTNPPGDRILHSWKKDRDLTDREKSGDHVPIPEPLVPMFTKVLEQEGDQSMNVHVRQGVWSVHMAPLSSEGDVRGAVAVLRDVTEEVKLEKMRRDFVANVSHEIRTPLSMMQGYSEAILDGMASSPEEARELVQVIYDESLRMGRLVHDLLDLARMEDGHTKMEMRLTNVKELMERVYRKFNVRAKERNIELRLEIAEGSLVLEQANEDRLEQVLTNLLDNAFRHTHEGGGIRIEGSLVDSSQGKKARIAVRDLGVGIPPEDLPYIFDRFYKADKARVRGEAVGTGLGLYIVKNIVEAHHGTIRAESKLGVGTVFIIELPVESQEA
- a CDS encoding response regulator transcription factor, which codes for MSEQVNRILVVDDEERIRRLLKMYLEKEGFEIDEAEDGETALKMAGGGEYDLVILDVMLPGMDGIEVCNRLRQVKSTPVLMLTAKGEEINRVQGFEVGADDYVVKPFSPREVIYRVKAILRRSSATAYLTKENGTSNNIVFPHLIIEHDAHRVTAGGQEVSLTPKEYELLHYLAVSPDKVFSREELLKDVWNYEFFGDLRTVDTHVKRLREKLNKVSPESAAMITTVWGVGYKLEVAK
- a CDS encoding pseudouridine synthase, coding for MERLQKILAQAGVASRRKCEELILAGKVQVNGETVTVLGTKADPSVDSITVEGRNIGAEKKVYLLLNKPKGVITSATDPQGRKIVTDYLKGVRERVYPVGRLDYDTEGLLLLTNDGDFAHLLTHPKHHVPKTYLATVKGVPHGTDLDKLKKGIMLDDGMTHPAEVEYHDVDPDNKEATIMITIHEGRNRQVRRMFEAIGHPVQRLKRIAFGDLYLGTMKRGLFRHLTKAEIEGLKQSAKTAEKRSKR
- a CDS encoding spore maturation protein; translated protein: MIAFIPLYASMRKVPVYESFVDGAKDGFSTAIGIIPHLVGMMVAISVFRASGAMDFFVGLLAPVMNWFHAPAEVLPLGFLRPLTGTGSLAFTTDLIKTYGPDSMIGRIASTIQGSTDTTLYVLTVYFGAVGIRNGKYALKVGLFSDIVGFIAAIAVCLLLFNS